The following are encoded in a window of Mycosarcoma maydis chromosome 10, whole genome shotgun sequence genomic DNA:
- a CDS encoding phosphopantothenate--cysteine ligase CAB2 (related to CAB2 - probable phosphopantothenoylcysteine synthetase): MSDATATSPKWSSDRFFQTQAPPANLSEASSAASEFVQRHIKEGRRVVLVTSGGTTVPLEKNVVRFLDNFSAGTRGATSAEYFLSAGYAVIFMSRQHSLAPYTRHYSHTTNPFLDLLADPATHVHTDSPASASGGDNITVLKQHVAHLRPILSAYHHARTSGLLHTVPFVTVNDYLWLLREMSRVMQPLGRNGMYYLAAAVSDFFIPSTNVPEHKIQSGKGSLVIEMDQVPKVLKPMVEQWVPEGYLVSFKLETDPKLLIPKAVGALQRYGHQLVIGNDLNRRKFEVVFVERKPETPVSSTSTRPTHSLNVDGQQYSATWMRLEDASAVADTEGGGKGGEKELEEDIVHELCSRHQQWISNSPGAAARI; this comes from the coding sequence ATGTCGGATGCTACGGCGACATCACCAAAATGGTCAAGCGATCGATTTTTCCAGACGCAAGCGCCACCGGCGAATCTCTCGGAAGCATCCTCGGCCGCATCCGAGTTCGTCCAGCGACACATCAAAGAAGGGCGTCGAGTAGTGCTGGTCACCTCGGGAGGAACAACGGTGCCGCTGGAGAAGAACGTGGTACGCTTTCTTGACAACTTTTCGGCGGGAACTAGAGGTGCCACGTCGGCCGAGTACTTCCTTTCCGCCGGCTATGCTGTGATCTTCATGAGCCGACAGCATTCGCTTGCACCGTACACGAGACACTATAGTCATACCACGAACCCTTTCCTGGATTTGCTTGCGGATCCTGCGACGCACGTTCACACTGATTCGCCCGCGTCGGCCTCGGGAGGAGACAACATCACCGTACTCAAGCAGCATGTGGCGCATCTTCGACCGATCCTTTCGGCGTATCACCACGCGCGTACTTCGGGCCTCCTGCATACAGTGCCATTCGTGACGGTCAACGACTACCTTTGGCTCTTACGAGAAATGTCTCGTGTAATGCAGCCGTTGGGTCGCAATGGAATGTACTACCTTGCTGCAGCGGTGAGTGACTTTTTCATCCCTTCTACCAACGTGCCGGAACACAAGATCCAGTCGGGAAAAGGCTCGTTGgtgatcgagatggatcAAGTCCCGAAAGTGCTGAAACCCATGGTGGAGCAATGGGTTCCCGAAGGCTACCTAGtcagcttcaagctcgagacggaTCCGAAGCTGCTGATCCCCAAAGCTGTCGGTGCACTGCAGAGATACGGGCATCAACTTGTCATTGGGAACGACTTGAATCGACGCAAGTTCGAGGTGGTGTTTGTAGAACGGAAACCGGAGACCCCGGTATCATCTACATCGACCAGGCCGACACATAGCTTGAATGTCGACGGCCAACAATATTCGGCGACGTGGATGCGGCTCGAAGATGCGAGCGCTGTGGCAGATACCGAAGGAGGCGGAAAGGGCGGAgagaaggagctcgaagaagaCATTGTTCACGAGCTCTGTAGCAGGCACCAACAGTGGATTTCCAATTCGcccggtgctgctgccaggATTTGA
- a CDS encoding putative amino acid transmembrane transporter: MAVDQIQSELSPYTQEKASSSASEVKGYEQDGVSKTSSFPDAQKPEERQLHRALKGRQISMIAIGGALGTGLIIGTGGGLANGGPASILIAYTLMGFCCASVMSALGEMSTYMPHPRGFAGHASRFVGDEFGLATGYNYLFKYGVVVANNTNAAALVIAYWNSTLSGGIWIGIITVLIIALNFGGPKWFGEVEFWLSLVKIITMTGLILLLLIIDLGGSPTGDRIGFRNFQDGLAFRSYPGTSGSKGMFLGFWSTMVTALFAYTGTELVGVTVGEAANPRKTVPSAIKKTFFRIAFFYVIGALLVGMVVPSNAPELLSANKKGTSAAASPFVVAIIRARIRVLPHVINAAILVFCISAANSDLYIAARTLYGLALDGKAPKVFRRVDKRGVPYVALSVSSLFCGLAFINLASGGPKTFSYLVASVTMFGGLTWICILISHIQFMKAMKAQGMSRESLPWQSPLQPYSSYIAVVFTSLVVFFKGWNSFLFTFNWRTFLTNYIGLPIFFAILLGWKFWYKTKFISPKDVDLLTGVREFDEQDVAIWQADEEKTRAELASAPMYKKAWIYAKNW, translated from the coding sequence atggccgtCGACCAAATCCAATCGGAATTATCCCCATATACCCAAGAAAAGGCCAGCTCCTCCGCCAGCGAGGTCAAGGGCTACGAACAAGATGGCGTCTCCAAAACATCCTCCTTCCCAGACGCCCAGAAGCCCGAGGAGCGTCAGCTCCACCGAGCGCTCAAAGGTCGTCAGATCTCCATGATTGCCATCGGCGGTGCCCTCGGTACGGGTCTCATTATCGGTACTGGTGGCGGTCTCGCCAACGGCGGTCCGGCTTCCATCCTCATCGCATACACGCTCATGGGATTCTGCTGCGCCTCCGTCATGTCGGCCCTCGGCGAAATGTCGACCTACATGCCTCACCCAAGGGGTTTCGCTGGTCatgcttcacgcttcgtaGGCGACGAGTTTGGTCTGGCCACTGGCTACAACTACCTCTTCAAGTACGGAGTGGTCGTCGCTAACAACACAAATGCTGCGGCACTTGTGATTGCCTACTGGAATTCCACCCTCTCTGGAGGCATCTGGATCGGCATCATCACCGTGCTCATCATTGCTCTCAACTTCGGTGGTCCCAAATGGTTCGGTGAGGTCGAGTTCTGGCTCTCCCTGGTCAAGATCATTACCATGACGGGTCTCATCTTGCTAttgctcatcatcgaccTCGGTGGATCTCCCACGGGCGACCGCATCGGTTTCCGCAACTTCCAAGACGGTCTCGCTTTCCGTTCCTATCCAGGCACTTCGGGGTCCAAGGGAATGTTCCTCGGCTTCTGGTCCACCATGGTCACAGCTCTGTTCGCGTACACCGGTACCGAACTTGTCGGTGTCACCGTCGGAGAAGCTGCCAACCCACGCAAGACGGTCCCCTCGGCCATCAAGAAGACGTTTTTCCGAATCGCGTTCTTCTATGTCATTGGTGCTCTGCTTGTCGGCATGGTCGTCCCGTCCAACGCAcccgagctgctctcggcCAATAAAAAGGGTACCTCGGCCGCTGCCTCGCCGTTCGTCGTGGCCATCATCCGAGCTCGCATCCGCGTTCTTCCGCACGTAATCAATGCGGCAATTTTGGTGTTCTGTATTTCGGCTGCCAACTCGGATCTGTACATTGCAGCGCGTACGCTGTACGGATTGGCGCTCGATGGTAAGGCGCCCAAAGTTTTCCGTCGCGTCGACAAGCGCGGTGTTCCGTACGTTGCGCTCTCGGTCAGCTCGCTGTTCTGCGGTCTGGCGTTTATCAACCTGGCCTCTGGTGGACCCAAGACGTTTTCGTACCTGGTCGCGTCGGTGACCATGTTTGGTGGTCTCACGTGGATCTGCATCCTGATCAGCCACATCCAATTTATGAAGGCGATGAAGGCGCAGGGCATGTCGCGCGAGTCTCTGCCGTGGCAATCTCCGCTGCAGCCGTACAGCTCGTACATCGCCGTCGTCTTCACGTCGCTCGTTGTCTTCTTTAAAGGCTGGAACTCGTTTCTGTTTACGTTCAACTGGAGGACGTTTTTGACCAACTACATTGGATTGCCTATCTTTTTTGCCATCTTGCTCGGATGGAAGTTTTGGTACAAGACCAAGTTCATCAGCCCCAAGGATGTAGATTTGCTCACTGGCGTGCGCGAGtttgacgagcaggacgTAGCGATATGGCAGGCTGACGAGGAGAAGACGCGCGCCGAGCTGGCGAGTGCGCCCATGTATAAGAAGGCCTGGATTTACGCCAAGAACTGGTAA